Proteins from a genomic interval of Cucumis melo cultivar AY chromosome 7, USDA_Cmelo_AY_1.0, whole genome shotgun sequence:
- the LOC103492931 gene encoding multiple organellar RNA editing factor 8, chloroplastic/mitochondrial, producing MATQLFSRSLPKTLIWTSTFSRSFLTATGAALSASSHSSSSLLRRLRPLAAILAADFRCHSAAPSVRDFSTRATSSSLNDPNPNWSNRPPKETILLDGCDFEHWLVVMEKPDEQLTRDEIIDSYIKTLAMVVGSEEEARMKIYSVSTRCYFAFGCLVSEELSYKIKELPKVRWVLPDSYLDVKNKDYGGEPFINGQAVPYDPKYHEEWIRNNARANERNKRNDRPRNADRSRNFERRRENMQNREFPNPSANQPTGPNMSAPAPSSMPPNNFSPGMPPHNHAQGNYPGGPPPPNNFNRPPPPPPHNFNGPPPPPHNFNRPPPPPPHNFNGPPHNFNGPPPPPHNFNGPPPPPHNFNGPPPPQYNFNGPPPPPPNNFNEPSQRNYAPASPNPGEAPPHDFGGAQANNYWGAQQPNNYGGPSNSGRGPA from the exons ATGGCGACTCAGCTCTTCTCTCGCTCTCtccccaaaaccctaatttGGACTTCTACGTTCTCTCGTTCCTTTCTCACTGCCACCGGAGCCGCCCTTTCCGCCTCTTCTCACTCCTCTTCCTCCCTTCTCCGCCGCCTCCGTCCCCTCGCTGCTATTCTCGCCGCTGATTTTCGATGTCACTCTGCGGCTCCGAGCGTGAGAGACTTCTCTACCCGTGCCACTTCTTCGTCTCTCAATGACCCGAATCCTAACTGGTCTAATCGCCCACCCAAGGAGACCATTTTGCTTGATGGCTGTGATTTTGAACACTGGCTCGTTGTCATGGAGAAGCCAGATGAGCAACTCACGAGGGATGAGATTATCGACAGCTATATCAAAACGCTTGCCATGGTTGTCGGAAG TGAGGAAGAAGCTAGGATGAAGATATACTCTGTTTCAACCAGATGCTACTTTGCATTTGGGTGCCTTGTTTCTGAAGAGCTTTCTTACAAAATCAAGG AGCTACCTAAAGTTCGTTGGGTCCTTCCTGATTCATATTTGGACGTTAAGAATAAAGATTATGGAG GGGAGCCTTTTATAAATGGACAAGCTGTTCCGTATGACCCAAAGTACCACGAGGAATGGATTAGAAACAATGCTAGAGCAAACGAGAGGAATAAGCGCAATGATAGGCCCCGCAATGCTGATAGGTCGAGAAACTTTGAGAGGAGGAGGGAAAACATGCAAAATAGAGAATTTCCAAATCCTTCAGCGAATCAACCTACTGGACCAAACATGAGTGCACCAGCTCCAAGTAGTATGCCTCCCAACAACTTTAGTCCCGGCATGCCTCCTCACAACCATGCTCAAGGCAATTATCCGGGAGGACCACCACCTCCAAACAATTTTAACAGACCACCACCGCCACCACCACACAACTTCAACGGACCACCACCACCACCGCACAACTTCAACAGAccgccaccaccaccaccacacAACTTCAATGGACCACCACACAACTTCAACGGACCACCGCCGCCACCACACAACTTCAATGGACCACCGCCGCCACCACACAACTTCAACGGACCACCGCCTCCACAGTACAACTTCAATGGTCCACCACCTCCACCACCGAACAACTTTAACGAACCATCACAACGCAACTATGCGCCAGCATCACCAAATCCTGGAGAAGCACCACCCCACGACTTTGGAGGGGCACAGGCAAACAACTATTGGGGAGCACAACAGCCAAACAACTATGGTGGACCTTCAAACTCTGGCCGGGGACCGGCATAG